The sequence below is a genomic window from Oscillospiraceae bacterium.
GTCCCGCCCGTGTGGCCGGAGCAGCCCGGGGCCCAGCAGACGATGGCGCACCTGGATTTCGCCGTCAACGATTTGGAGGCGGCGGTGCTGGCCGCCGTGGGCTGCGGGGCCCGGGTGGCGGACGGGCAGTGCTCCGACGGCTGGACGGTCATGCTCGACCCCGCCGGGCACCCCTTCTGCCTGTGCGGGATGGGGCCGCTCTTCGACAGCCCGCATTTCGCGCTGCGATAGCAAAAAAACCTGAAAACCGGGGGCCGCTTACAAGCGGCCCCCGGTTTTTGTCCGTTCTACTCCTCCGGCCTGCCCCGCACCGGGCTGCGGGTGAAGTCGGGGGTAATCTTGTTGGCCTCCAGGATGTCCCCCAGCGCGTCCACGTACTTCTCCGCCTTGTGGACGGCGAAATTGTTGGCGTCGATGGGGATGTCCAGCTCGTCCATGCGCCGGATGCTCCAGATATAGAGCATGTCCAGCGCGGGGATGACCTTCTCCCCCGCCGGGGTGAGCACGTACTCCACCTTGGGGGGCACCGTGTCGTAGGAGATCCGGCGCACCAGCCCGTCCTCCGCCAGCTCCTTAAGCTGCTGGCTGAACACCTTCTCCGAGATGGGCAGCTCCTTCAGCGTCTGGTTGAAGCGGATGCTGCCCCAGATGTAGATCTCGTGGAGAATGGTCATCTTCCATTTCCCGCCGATACAGTGGCGGATATAGTGGTAGGGGTTCACCGGCTCTTCCATCTCCGTACGGGTTGCCATCGCTCTCC
It includes:
- a CDS encoding glyoxalase/bleomycin resistance/dioxygenase family protein; its protein translation is MADTNIKLYMVTMDCKDPYALAKFYADLLQWVIPFHDEDWACVGPPGTEQGAYPGITFQRNPAYVPPVWPEQPGAQQTMAHLDFAVNDLEAAVLAAVGCGARVADGQCSDGWTVMLDPAGHPFCLCGMGPLFDSPHFALR